Proteins encoded in a region of the Botrytis cinerea B05.10 chromosome 11, complete sequence genome:
- the Bcdis3 gene encoding Bcdis3 gives MTSLKRSMGSDPYSSNISSKVYVRSTKSGKVQKIVRELYLRQDIPCSSKLCDSCLKTAPPDASGVVPPFVLSDTPAGTAAYPQGHYLVPDTNALLNALDLFEQASAFYDVIILQTVLEELRNRSLPLYNRLIGLTKSEDKRFHVFFNDFRLETYVVRETGESINDRNDRAVRRAVKWYDEHITQAVKASGGRSKKIPAVVMLSDDKENLRKAKRDGIQACSLREYVSGLEDADRLLDMISAAQEDKEARDARTSGNLYQEYYSVSKMMTGVKNGTLHQGIFNVSPYNYLEGSVNVPAFDKSLLVLGRENINRSVQGDVVVIEVLPKDQWKEPSTKIIEEETLNKDENADADEGEAVVTEKERRALQEEVKKTHSKGTENRPQPTARVVGVVKRNWRQYVGHVDESSVSQSVKQGRKQQTVFLIPMDKRIPKIRVRTRQAGEILGKRVLVTIDSWDRDSRYPVGHFVRSLGELETKGAETEALLLEYDVQYRPFPKTVLDCLPAEGHDWIVPPSVDDPGWKNRRDLRGLNICSIDPIGCQDIDDALHARPLPNGNYEVGVHIADVSHFVKPNNAMDAEASIRGTTVYLVDKRIDMLPMLLGTDLCSLKPYVERYAFSCLWEITPDAEIVNSEYTKSVIKSREAFSYEDAQKRVDDASAQDELTTNIRTLLMLSKKFKQKRMDAGALSLSSPEVKVEMESETSDPIDIKQKKHLDTMSLVEEFMLLANTSVAAKIYSAFPQTAMLRRHAAPPKTNFEELANQLKVKRGLELKVGSSRELADTLDGCVDPAEPFFNTLVRIMATRCMMSAEYFCSGTQAYPEFRHYGLASEIYTHFTSPIRRYADLVAHRQLAAAIDYEPLAASVRSKGKLEGVCKNINVRHRNAQQAGRASIEYYVGQALKGRIVEEEGFVMKVFSNGFVVFVPRFGIESLIRLRDLAEPEPEGDFDAENYVLQTKGSREVRIELFGKVMVRISDVKEESTGKRKIKAELVEVIEGKK, from the exons ATGACGAGTCTCAAACGATCTATGGGATCGGATCCCTACTCCTCCAATATATCGAGCAAAGTCTATGTACGATCCACCAAAAGTGGCAAAGTTCAGAAGATTGTCCGTGAATTATATCTTCGACAAGATATTCCCTGCTCATCCAAACTTTGCGACAGCTGCCTCAAGACTGCGCCACCAGATGCGAGTGGTGTTG TACCACCCTTCGTTCTTTCGGACACCCCTGCGGGAACAGCAGCATACCCTCAAGGACATTACCTGGTACCCGATACCAATGCGTTATTGAACGCCCTCGATCTTTTCGAACAGGCATCGGCCTTCTACGATGTCATCATCTTACAGACTGTGCTTGAGGAACTACGAAATAGATCATTGCCGCTATACAATCGGTTGATCGGGCTTACGAAGAGCGAGGACAAACGATTTCATGTTTTCTTCAATGATTTTCGTCTGGAGACTTATGTGGTTCGGGAGACTGGAGAAAGCATAAATGATAGAAATGATAGAGCGGTTCGACGCGCGGTCAAGTGGTACGATGAACATATTACACAAGCAGTAAAAGCTTCGGGAGGACGTTCGAAAAAGATACCCGCCGTTGTAATGCTTAGTGATGATAAGGAGAATCTCAGAAAAGCAAAGCGTGATGGCATTCAAGCATGCTCCCTCCGGGAATATGTTAGTGGGTTGGAGGATGCAGATCGACTACTGGATATGATCAGTGCAGCACAAGAAGACAAAGAAGCCCGAGATGCTAGAACTTCGGGAAACCTATACCAGGAATATTATTCAGTGTCGAAAATGATGACTGGTGTCAAGAACGGCACGTTACATCAGGGTATTTTTAATGTTTCACCATACAACTATTTGGAGGGGTCTGTAAATGTCCCCGCTTTCGACAAATCATTACTTGTTCTTGGCAGAgagaatataaatagatcTGTTCAGGGTGACGTTGTTGTTATCGAAGTATTACCGAAAGACCAATGGAAAGAGCCTTCCACAAAAATCATCGAGGAAGAAACCTTGAACAAGGATGAAAATGCCGATGCTGATGAGGGAGAAGCTGTCGTTACCGAGAAGGAAAGACGTGCGCTGCAAGAAGAAGTAAAGAAGACCCACAGCAAGGGTACGGAGAATCGTCCTCAGCCAACTGCTAGAGTAGTTGGTGTCGTAAAGCGTAATTGGAGACAATATGTCGGTCATGTGGACGAATCATCTGTTAGTCAGTCGGTGAAGCAGGGTCGCAAGCAACAAACCGTTTTTCTCATTCCCATGGACAAGAGGATACCAAAAATTCGTGTAAGAACGCGACAAGCGGGTGAGATATTAGGAAAGCGGGTTTTAGTCACCATCGACTCGTGGGATAGAGATTCTAGATATCCGGTTGGTCATTTTGTTCGTTCGCTCGGCGAACTAGAAACAAAAGGTGCCGAGACAGAGGCTTTACTTTTGGAATACGACGTACAATACAGACCATTCCCGAAAACAGTCTTAGACTGCTTACCTGCAGAAGGGCATGATTGGATTGTACCTCCAAGTGTGGATGATCCTGGATGGAAAAACAGACGCGACCTTCGAGGTCTTAACATTTGCAGTATTGATCCAATAGGCTGTCAAGATATTGATGACGCATTGCATGCGAGACCTTTGCCCAATGGCAATTACGAAGTGGGTGTGCATATTGCAGATGTCTCACATTTCGTCAAGCCAAATAATGCAATGGATGCAGAAGCGAGTATACGAGGCACGACCGTTTATCTAGTAGATAAGCGAATTGACATGTTACCGATGTTACTTGGGACGGATTTGTGTTCTCTTAAGCCATATGTCGAGAGATATGCATTTTCTTGTTTATGGGAAATCACACCGGATGCCGAGATTGTTAATTCAGAGTACACCAAATCTGTCATTAAATCGCGAGAAGCATTTAGTTACGAAGACGCTCAAAAGCGTGTTGATGATGCGTCGGCTCAAGATGAACTTACTACCAACATTCGTACTCTCCTGATGTTGTCTAAGAAATTCAAGCAAAAGCGTATGGATGCTGGAGCTTTGAGTCTCTCGTCACCAGAAGTTAAAGTGGAGATGGAATCTGAGACTTCTGACCCAATAGATATCAAACAGAAAAAGCACCTTGACACTATGTCATTGGTTGAAGAATTTATGCTTCTCGCAAACACTAGTGTAGCAGCAAAGATTTATTCAGCGTTCCCTCAAACAGCCATGCTTCGTCGTCACGCCGCTCCTCCCAAGACAAACTTCGAAGAACTTGCCAATCAACTCAAGGTCAAGCGTGGTCTTGAACTTAAGGTTGGCTCATCGAGAGAACTTGCCGACACCCTTGATGGATGCGTTGACCCCGCCGAACCTTTCTTCAATACCCTTGTTCGTATTATGGCAACTCGTTGCATGATGTCTGCAGAATATTTCTGTTCTGGTACACAAGCATACCCCGAGTTCCGCCATTACGGTCTTGCATCTGAGATCTATACTCACTTTACATCTCCCATTCGTCGTTATGCAGATCTTGTCGCGCATCGTCAACTGGCTGCGGCAATCGATTATGAGCCTCTTGCTGCGAGTGTCCGCAGTAAGGGAAAACTAGAAGGTGTTTGCAAGAACATCAATGTTCGTCATCGCAATGCTCAACAAGCTGGTCGTGCCTCCATCGAATACTATGTTGGTCAAGCACTCAAAGGTCGTATcgtcgaagaagaaggttttGTCATGAAGGTTTTTAGCAATGGCTTTGTAGTCTTTGTACCCAGATTTGGTATCGAATCACTTATTCGTTTGAGAGATTTGGCGGAACCAGAACCAGAGGGTGATTTTGATGCAGAGAATTATGTTTTACAAACGAAGGGAAGTAGAGAGGTTAGAATTGAATTGTTTGGAAAGGTGATGGTGAGGATTAGTGATGTCAAGGAGGAGAGTACCGGCAAGAGAAAAATCAAGGCGGAGTTGGTGGAAGTGATTGAAGGCAAGAAAtaa